From one Halosimplex rubrum genomic stretch:
- a CDS encoding pyruvoyl-dependent arginine decarboxylase yields MSTIRVAWGSATGPTEMSSFDAALAEAGVHNYNLVALSSVIPAEAGLERVGTAPDLGPTGEALYAVVGRETLPPGADGAACAGLGWVRSESGRGLFYEASGTDPEAVAEAVEAGLRRGMELREWSFRAEPEVVVESTPADPAEHATAVVVAAYGDSESLLD; encoded by the coding sequence ATGAGCACCATCCGGGTGGCGTGGGGGTCGGCCACCGGCCCGACCGAGATGTCGTCGTTCGACGCGGCGCTGGCCGAGGCGGGCGTCCACAACTACAACCTCGTAGCGCTCTCTTCCGTGATTCCCGCCGAGGCCGGGCTCGAACGCGTCGGCACCGCGCCCGATCTCGGACCGACGGGCGAGGCACTGTACGCCGTCGTCGGCCGGGAGACGCTTCCCCCGGGCGCCGACGGCGCGGCCTGCGCCGGCCTCGGGTGGGTCCGCAGCGAGTCCGGTCGGGGGCTGTTCTACGAGGCCAGCGGCACCGACCCCGAGGCGGTCGCGGAGGCGGTCGAGGCGGGCCTGCGCCGCGGGATGGAACTGCGCGAGTGGAGCTTCCGCGCCGAGCCCGAGGTGGTCGTCGAGTCGACCCCCGCGGACCCGGCCGAGCACGCGACGGCGGTCGTCGTCGCGGCCTACGGCGATAGCGAGTCCTTACTCGACTGA
- a CDS encoding PRC-barrel domain-containing protein produces MAEILAENLSGKAVTGTDGAEMGMLYNITMDLETGRLRNLIIEPNEHLDNSQFEVDEQGHLLVPVDRVQAVKDQMIVQR; encoded by the coding sequence ATGGCCGAGATACTCGCCGAGAACCTCTCCGGCAAGGCCGTCACCGGGACGGACGGCGCCGAGATGGGGATGCTGTACAACATCACGATGGACCTGGAGACCGGGCGGCTCCGGAACCTCATCATCGAGCCCAACGAGCACCTCGACAACTCGCAGTTCGAGGTCGACGAACAGGGACACCTCCTCGTGCCCGTCGACCGCGTCCAGGCAGTCAAAGACCAGATGATCGTCCAGCGCTAA
- a CDS encoding type II toxin-antitoxin system PemK/MazF family toxin, with protein sequence MTLERGDVVTVSDPFDDNETRPFVIVNTDDHPFHGEQYVALTLTTRTWFDGTLPLTDDDFVEGGVPDDSFVVPWGVASPGGGVIGERFGEIRSSTVDDAVDALTTYLR encoded by the coding sequence ATGACCCTCGAACGTGGCGACGTAGTTACGGTGAGCGATCCGTTCGACGACAACGAGACCCGCCCGTTCGTGATCGTCAACACCGACGACCACCCGTTTCACGGCGAGCAGTACGTCGCCCTGACGCTCACCACTCGCACCTGGTTCGACGGGACGCTCCCGCTCACGGACGACGATTTCGTCGAAGGCGGGGTTCCCGACGACAGTTTCGTCGTCCCGTGGGGCGTCGCATCTCCAGGCGGAGGCGTCATCGGCGAGCGATTCGGCGAGATCCGGTCATCGACTGTCGACGACGCTGTGGACGCACTGACCACGTACCTCCGCTGA
- a CDS encoding MarR family transcriptional regulator, producing the protein MPIDIERFEHERDLGSEETHATRILRFLASNDDKAFRRGEIAAETGIDADTVSSVLNRLKTRDLVRHKRPYWAIGDPKRLREASATSDSLAALNDRLGTEDMDEWREAADRDGER; encoded by the coding sequence GTGCCGATCGATATCGAGCGGTTCGAACACGAGCGAGATCTCGGGAGCGAAGAGACGCATGCGACCCGAATTCTGCGGTTTCTCGCATCGAACGACGATAAAGCGTTTCGGAGAGGGGAGATCGCGGCGGAGACCGGTATCGACGCCGACACGGTGAGTTCGGTGCTGAATCGGCTAAAGACGCGAGATCTGGTACGCCACAAGCGACCGTACTGGGCGATCGGCGACCCGAAGCGACTCCGAGAGGCGAGCGCGACGAGCGACTCGCTGGCCGCGCTCAACGACCGACTGGGGACCGAAGACATGGACGAGTGGCGTGAGGCCGCAGACCGAGACGGCGAGAGATGA
- a CDS encoding CopG family transcriptional regulator, producing MPTRYTVVCDDDRAREIEAIARQYDLTEEEVLRQLVDTGLDHLEEHAP from the coding sequence ATGCCGACCCGCTACACGGTCGTCTGTGACGACGACCGCGCCCGGGAGATCGAGGCGATCGCCCGGCAGTACGACCTCACCGAGGAGGAAGTACTCCGGCAGCTCGTCGACACCGGGCTCGACCATCTCGAAGAGCACGCACCGTAG
- a CDS encoding DUF5812 family protein translates to MKTGTFLVTEADAESAVLRDVSDGQIHTLGSNPDLAVGVAIEGTLAPEPPMDVVWTVEEIDRQFTVSVEEHDEPPTERARETAAAQPVGEVTTHERAGTGEVHVLTVPEESTDSAVADVRDDEATVERAARLGVERVEIRSEPGVVSVRYLP, encoded by the coding sequence ATGAAGACCGGGACGTTCCTCGTCACCGAGGCCGACGCGGAGTCGGCGGTACTGCGCGACGTGAGCGACGGCCAGATCCACACGCTCGGGTCCAATCCCGACCTGGCGGTCGGCGTCGCGATCGAGGGGACGCTCGCGCCGGAGCCGCCGATGGACGTGGTCTGGACCGTCGAGGAGATCGACCGCCAGTTCACCGTCTCCGTCGAGGAACACGACGAGCCGCCCACCGAGCGAGCCCGCGAGACCGCCGCCGCCCAGCCCGTCGGCGAGGTCACCACCCACGAACGGGCGGGCACCGGCGAGGTCCACGTCCTGACCGTCCCCGAGGAGTCGACCGACAGCGCCGTCGCCGACGTGCGCGACGACGAGGCGACCGTCGAACGCGCCGCCCGCCTCGGCGTCGAACGCGTCGAGATCCGCTCGGAACCCGGCGTCGTCAGCGTGCGCTATCTGCCCTGA
- a CDS encoding glucose-6-phosphate isomerase gives MNVDIGNALASEADPGISRSDLDDLDERVADAHDRIARGMADDEFGYASLNLPERVDAAEIEEAVAGFDPEAVLTVGIGGSALGAVTITEALAGDSPVDHYALDNVDPAHVNRLLDDLPLAETVVHVVSRSGTTAETLANFLVVREAMDAAGVDWSEQTVVTTGEPGPLRDLAEAEGLPALDVPKGVPGRFSALSTVGLVPAAMMGVDLEGLLAGGRAGADALAGSLFECPAYAYGAVAYALDERGASVDAMMPYVEGLESFAEWFAQLWAESLGKDGGGQTPARALGATDQHSQLQLYRAGPRDKLVTVVRPAERPDCPIPETDVADLEYLGGQDLGALLDAEFEATEASLAAAERPSVRIEIDAMDAESVGRLLVDMEAACVLAGELYGVETFDQPAVEWGKKAARGLLGGGDFEEADAVAEKTELIVD, from the coding sequence ATGAACGTCGACATCGGGAACGCGCTGGCCAGCGAGGCCGACCCCGGGATCAGCCGGAGCGACCTCGACGACCTCGACGAGCGCGTCGCCGACGCCCACGACCGGATCGCCCGCGGCATGGCCGACGACGAGTTCGGTTACGCCTCGCTCAACCTCCCCGAGCGCGTCGACGCCGCCGAGATCGAGGAAGCCGTCGCCGGCTTCGACCCCGAGGCCGTCCTCACCGTCGGCATCGGCGGGTCGGCGCTGGGCGCGGTCACGATCACCGAGGCGCTGGCCGGCGATTCCCCGGTCGACCACTACGCGCTGGACAACGTCGACCCCGCCCACGTGAACCGGCTGCTCGACGACCTCCCGCTGGCCGAAACGGTGGTCCACGTCGTCTCGCGGTCGGGCACGACCGCCGAGACGCTGGCGAACTTCCTCGTCGTCCGCGAGGCGATGGACGCCGCGGGGGTCGACTGGAGCGAGCAGACGGTCGTCACCACGGGAGAGCCCGGCCCGCTGCGCGACCTCGCGGAGGCCGAGGGCCTGCCCGCCCTCGACGTGCCGAAGGGTGTCCCCGGCCGCTTTTCCGCCCTGTCGACGGTCGGGCTCGTCCCCGCGGCGATGATGGGCGTGGACCTGGAGGGGCTGCTCGCGGGCGGTCGCGCGGGGGCCGACGCGCTCGCGGGGTCGCTCTTCGAGTGTCCGGCCTACGCCTACGGCGCGGTCGCCTACGCGCTGGACGAGCGCGGCGCGAGCGTCGACGCGATGATGCCCTACGTCGAGGGGCTGGAGTCGTTCGCGGAGTGGTTCGCCCAGCTGTGGGCCGAGAGCCTCGGGAAAGACGGAGGTGGCCAGACCCCCGCCCGCGCGCTCGGCGCGACCGACCAGCACTCCCAGCTCCAGCTCTATCGGGCGGGACCGAGGGACAAGCTCGTCACCGTCGTCCGCCCCGCCGAACGCCCCGACTGCCCGATCCCCGAGACCGACGTGGCCGACCTCGAATACCTCGGCGGGCAGGATCTGGGAGCCCTGCTCGACGCGGAGTTCGAGGCGACCGAGGCGAGCCTCGCCGCCGCCGAGCGCCCCTCCGTCCGGATCGAGATCGACGCGATGGACGCCGAGAGCGTCGGTCGCCTGCTCGTCGACATGGAAGCCGCCTGCGTGCTGGCGGGCGAGCTGTACGGCGTCGAGACGTTCGACCAGCCCGCGGTCGAGTGGGGGAAAAAGGCGGCCCGCGGCCTGCTCGGCGGCGGCGACTTCGAGGAGGCCGACGCGGTGGCCGAGAAGACGGAACTGATCGTGGACTGA
- a CDS encoding CPBP family intramembrane glutamic endopeptidase, which yields MGDLPAATQMGSEYYRVADMETRVESLFHSIALVVLAFIAGTFLLAGAGSVLGALGFDVESTATLPPLAYAALTATQFVGFFAVIGLYLGWRSEEQFFRTAVPSLRDLGWTVAGFVGLFAIATALSAVVQAAGVDTATNQVITQGQRDPVRFLYLIPVTFLFVAPAEELLFRGIVQGLFRRAYGAVPAVVLASAVFGAMHYFALLGSDGSIVSSLALAAALGVVLGAVYELTENIVVPIVVHGCWNTMSFLLQYFQATGVVG from the coding sequence GTGGGGGACCTACCGGCGGCCACGCAGATGGGTTCGGAGTACTACCGCGTCGCCGACATGGAGACTCGCGTCGAGAGCCTGTTTCACTCGATAGCGCTGGTGGTCCTGGCCTTTATCGCCGGAACCTTCCTGCTGGCCGGCGCCGGGTCGGTCCTGGGCGCGCTCGGCTTCGACGTCGAGTCGACGGCGACGCTGCCGCCGCTGGCCTACGCCGCGCTGACGGCCACGCAGTTCGTCGGCTTCTTCGCCGTCATCGGTCTCTACCTCGGGTGGCGCTCCGAGGAGCAGTTCTTCCGGACCGCCGTCCCGTCGCTGCGGGACCTGGGCTGGACGGTCGCCGGCTTCGTCGGCCTGTTCGCCATCGCGACGGCGCTGTCGGCGGTCGTCCAGGCCGCCGGCGTCGACACGGCGACCAACCAGGTCATCACCCAGGGCCAGCGGGACCCCGTCCGCTTCCTCTACCTGATCCCCGTGACCTTCCTGTTCGTCGCGCCCGCGGAGGAACTGCTCTTCCGCGGGATCGTCCAGGGGCTCTTTCGACGGGCCTACGGCGCCGTCCCGGCGGTCGTGCTGGCCAGCGCCGTCTTCGGCGCGATGCACTACTTCGCCCTGCTGGGCTCGGACGGCAGTATCGTCTCGTCGCTCGCGCTCGCCGCCGCGCTGGGGGTCGTCCTCGGCGCGGTGTACGAACTCACCGAGAACATCGTCGTCCCCATCGTCGTCCACGGCTGCTGGAACACGATGAGCTTCCTCCTGCAGTACTTCCAGGCCACCGGCGTCGTCGGGTGA
- a CDS encoding NOB1 family endonuclease has protein sequence MYVLDASAFIHEYHTTEQQATIPLVREELEDESAYRYDAMEGSGMHIHIPEDETVERIERAARETGDLETLSETDIRLVGAAFELDGRLVTDDYAMQNVAEKLEVAVELIAREGISEQRDWRFQCSGCGREFDENHDRCPICGSDLSRKNPA, from the coding sequence ATGTACGTCCTCGACGCCTCGGCCTTTATCCACGAGTATCACACGACCGAACAGCAGGCCACGATCCCGCTCGTCCGCGAGGAGCTCGAAGACGAGAGCGCCTACCGCTACGACGCCATGGAGGGGTCGGGCATGCACATCCACATCCCCGAGGACGAAACCGTCGAGCGCATCGAACGCGCCGCCCGCGAGACGGGCGACCTGGAGACCCTCTCGGAGACGGACATCCGCCTGGTCGGCGCCGCGTTCGAACTCGACGGCCGGCTGGTCACCGACGACTACGCCATGCAGAACGTCGCCGAGAAGCTGGAGGTGGCGGTCGAACTCATCGCCCGCGAGGGGATCAGCGAGCAACGGGACTGGCGCTTCCAGTGTTCGGGCTGTGGCCGCGAGTTCGACGAGAACCACGACCGCTGTCCGATCTGCGGGAGCGACCTCTCACGGAAGAACCCGGCCTGA
- the pepF gene encoding oligoendopeptidase F encodes MSSVPERGDIDEEYKWELESLYADDDEWEAAFDSVQERLDDLRAFEGRATEDPETLQDCLETYESIMREVANVSAYARMRSDEDTADSHYQALSSRAQSLASEASSAASFLEPEIQRLDRETVDAYIDDNPDLDVYGHYFDDVLRMKPHTRSAEVENLLADLGEVLGSTGEVYNMLVNADVEFPSVEDPDGEPRRITLNNFTTLQESPDRDFRRHVYETFYDEWEDYRNSIASAYKNSVKTDVKLARARNYDTAREAALDGPNVPVEVYDTLVDTVDDNLDVLQRHADLKRRSIDADELRMWDLYVPMVDGESPDVEYDQAREWVTGAVEPLGEEYQEWLADGLDSRWVDVYETDNKQSGAYSGGTYDSQPFILMNYQDDVASMYTLAHELGHSLHSEYTSEHQPYVYSSYEIFVAEVASTVNETLLTHHLLDVVDDETLRRHVLNQYLERFRSTLFRQTMFAEFEHETHRLEEQGEALTADRLDDVYGGLKEEYYANAAVDDRIAREWMRIPHFYRAFYVYQYATGISAAVALAQGILEEGEPAAERYREFLASGSREYPLELLESAGVDMTSSDPIQSAIDTYDEFLDEFEELI; translated from the coding sequence ATGAGTTCCGTGCCCGAGCGCGGCGATATCGACGAGGAGTACAAGTGGGAGCTGGAGTCGCTCTACGCCGACGACGACGAGTGGGAGGCGGCGTTCGACTCCGTGCAAGAGCGACTCGACGACCTCCGGGCGTTCGAGGGACGGGCGACCGAGGACCCCGAGACCCTGCAGGACTGTCTGGAGACCTACGAGTCGATCATGCGCGAGGTGGCGAACGTCTCCGCCTACGCCCGGATGCGCAGCGACGAGGACACCGCCGACAGCCACTATCAGGCGCTGTCCTCGCGCGCCCAGTCGCTCGCCTCCGAGGCCTCCAGCGCCGCGAGTTTCCTCGAACCGGAGATCCAGCGCCTCGACCGCGAGACCGTCGACGCCTACATCGACGACAACCCCGATCTGGACGTCTACGGCCACTACTTCGACGACGTGCTGCGGATGAAACCCCACACCCGGTCGGCGGAGGTCGAGAACCTGCTGGCCGACCTGGGCGAGGTGCTGGGGTCGACCGGCGAGGTGTACAACATGCTCGTCAACGCCGACGTGGAGTTCCCGAGCGTCGAAGACCCCGACGGCGAGCCCCGGCGGATCACCCTCAACAACTTCACGACGCTACAGGAGAGCCCCGACCGCGACTTTCGCCGCCACGTGTACGAGACCTTCTACGACGAGTGGGAGGACTACCGCAACTCCATCGCTTCCGCCTACAAGAACAGCGTCAAGACCGACGTGAAACTGGCCCGCGCTCGGAACTACGACACCGCCCGCGAGGCCGCCCTGGACGGTCCCAACGTCCCCGTCGAGGTGTACGACACGCTCGTCGACACCGTCGACGACAACCTCGACGTGCTCCAACGGCACGCCGACCTGAAGCGCCGCTCGATCGACGCCGACGAACTTCGGATGTGGGACCTCTACGTCCCGATGGTCGACGGGGAGAGCCCCGACGTGGAGTACGACCAGGCTCGCGAGTGGGTGACCGGCGCGGTCGAGCCCCTGGGTGAGGAGTACCAGGAGTGGCTCGCCGACGGCCTCGACTCGCGGTGGGTCGACGTCTACGAGACCGACAACAAGCAGTCGGGCGCCTACTCCGGCGGGACCTACGACTCCCAGCCGTTCATCCTGATGAACTACCAGGACGACGTGGCGTCGATGTACACGCTCGCCCACGAGCTGGGCCACTCGCTGCACTCGGAGTACACCAGCGAACACCAGCCGTACGTCTACAGCTCCTACGAGATCTTCGTCGCCGAGGTGGCGAGCACCGTCAACGAGACGCTCCTGACCCACCACCTGCTCGACGTGGTCGACGACGAGACCCTGCGCCGGCACGTCCTCAACCAGTACCTCGAACGATTCAGGTCAACGCTGTTCCGCCAGACGATGTTCGCGGAGTTCGAACACGAGACCCACCGCCTGGAGGAGCAGGGCGAGGCCCTGACTGCCGACCGACTCGACGACGTGTACGGCGGGCTCAAGGAGGAGTACTACGCCAACGCGGCGGTCGACGACCGCATCGCCCGCGAGTGGATGCGCATCCCGCACTTCTACCGCGCGTTCTACGTCTACCAGTACGCGACCGGAATTTCGGCCGCCGTCGCGCTCGCCCAGGGCATCCTGGAGGAGGGCGAGCCCGCCGCCGAGCGTTACCGGGAGTTCCTCGCCAGCGGCTCGCGGGAGTACCCGCTCGAACTGCTGGAGAGCGCCGGCGTCGACATGACCAGTTCTGACCCGATCCAGTCGGCCATCGACACCTACGACGAGTTCCTCGACGAGTTCGAGGAGCTGATCTGA
- a CDS encoding plastocyanin/azurin family copper-binding protein, whose amino-acid sequence MDRRRLLRAGAVALAGLVPGCGLGSDDTTATPDDPGSAERPAETATATQTPTASPTPDPTPTATATPTATPTATATPALDEAAQVVAVGDGSGEFDPEVFEVAAGDTVVWVWHSSGHNVQATARPRGSTFTGTAGGDETTYDEGHTFAHTFEVAGEYEYRCYPYRNLGMRGSFTVTG is encoded by the coding sequence ATGGATCGCAGACGTCTGCTGCGGGCGGGCGCGGTCGCGCTCGCGGGGCTCGTCCCGGGGTGTGGGCTGGGATCGGACGACACCACGGCGACGCCGGACGATCCGGGGTCGGCGGAGCGGCCGGCGGAGACGGCGACCGCGACGCAGACGCCAACGGCGAGTCCGACTCCGGACCCGACGCCGACGGCCACGGCCACCCCGACCGCCACGCCGACGGCGACCGCCACACCGGCGCTTGACGAGGCCGCGCAGGTCGTCGCCGTCGGTGACGGGTCGGGCGAGTTCGACCCCGAAGTGTTCGAGGTCGCCGCCGGCGACACGGTCGTCTGGGTCTGGCACAGCAGCGGGCACAACGTCCAGGCGACCGCCCGACCCCGCGGATCGACGTTCACCGGGACGGCCGGCGGTGACGAGACCACCTACGACGAGGGCCACACCTTCGCACACACGTTCGAGGTCGCCGGCGAGTACGAGTACCGCTGCTATCCCTATCGGAACCTCGGGATGCGCGGCTCGTTCACCGTGACGGGGTGA
- the infB gene encoding translation initiation factor IF-2 — MADSQPTDTDDESEATLRTPIVAVLGHVDHGKTSLLDEIRGSAVTEGESGAITQHIGATAVPLDVISEIAGELVDPTDFDLPGLLFIDTPGHHSFSTLRSRGGALADIAILVVDVNDGFQPQTLEAVDILARTQTPFIVAANKIDTTPGWNPNPDTPTQRTIDAQTDRVERDLNENLYELIGDLSDNDFSADMYWRVQDFQNNIGVVPVSAETGEGIPDLLTVMMGLSQRYMKEEMAVDVGGPAAGTVLEVTDTQGFGATVDAIIYDGTIRADDEIVVGGVEGPIVTEVRALLRPRPLEEIRTEGQFEQVDSVAAADGIKIAAPDLDDAMAGAPIRVVGDRDVDDVIEDVRAELADIAVQTVEEGVVVKADTLGSLEALATTLEAEEIPIVRAEVGDIAPRDVRVAETAGEEKHRTILGFGVDTLDDASDLAEQEDVRIFEHDVIYRLVEEYEEFVEERERAQQDQVLDNITRPARFRILDDHTFRQSDPAVVGVEVLGGTLHRNSNVALFEGSEPERVGLLKTIQDEGEDVDELGRGERAAVSIDGPTVGRQIEEGDELWTEIPEKHAKILEQELSEDIPVSELETLNAYLDKRRNRDPFWGK, encoded by the coding sequence ATGGCAGATTCACAACCGACAGACACCGACGACGAGTCCGAAGCGACGCTTCGGACACCGATAGTCGCCGTACTCGGCCACGTCGACCACGGCAAGACCAGCCTGCTCGACGAGATCCGCGGCTCCGCGGTCACCGAGGGCGAGTCCGGCGCGATCACCCAGCACATCGGCGCGACCGCCGTCCCCCTCGACGTGATCTCCGAGATCGCCGGCGAGCTCGTCGACCCGACCGACTTCGACCTGCCGGGCCTGCTGTTCATCGACACGCCCGGCCACCACTCCTTCTCGACGCTGCGCTCGCGGGGCGGCGCGCTCGCCGACATCGCGATCCTCGTCGTCGACGTCAACGACGGCTTCCAGCCCCAGACGCTCGAGGCCGTGGACATCCTCGCGCGCACCCAGACCCCCTTCATCGTCGCCGCCAACAAGATCGATACCACCCCCGGCTGGAACCCCAACCCCGACACGCCCACCCAGCGGACCATCGACGCCCAGACCGACCGCGTCGAGCGCGACCTCAACGAGAACCTCTACGAGCTCATCGGCGATCTGTCGGACAACGACTTCTCGGCGGACATGTACTGGCGCGTTCAGGACTTCCAGAACAACATCGGCGTCGTCCCCGTCTCGGCCGAGACCGGCGAGGGCATCCCCGACCTGCTGACGGTCATGATGGGTCTCTCCCAGCGCTACATGAAAGAAGAGATGGCCGTCGACGTGGGCGGACCCGCCGCCGGCACGGTGCTGGAGGTCACCGACACCCAGGGCTTCGGGGCCACCGTCGACGCGATCATCTACGACGGGACAATCAGGGCGGACGACGAGATCGTCGTCGGCGGCGTCGAGGGCCCCATCGTCACCGAGGTGCGCGCCCTGTTGCGGCCGCGCCCGCTGGAGGAGATCCGCACCGAGGGCCAGTTCGAACAGGTCGACTCGGTGGCGGCCGCCGACGGCATCAAGATCGCCGCGCCGGATCTCGACGACGCGATGGCCGGCGCGCCCATCCGCGTCGTCGGCGACCGCGACGTGGACGACGTGATCGAGGACGTGCGGGCCGAACTCGCGGACATCGCCGTCCAGACCGTCGAGGAGGGCGTCGTCGTCAAGGCCGACACCCTCGGGAGCCTGGAGGCGCTGGCCACCACGCTCGAAGCGGAGGAGATCCCGATCGTTCGCGCCGAGGTGGGCGACATCGCCCCCCGCGACGTGCGCGTCGCCGAGACCGCGGGCGAGGAGAAACACCGGACGATCCTCGGGTTCGGCGTCGACACCCTCGACGACGCCAGCGACCTGGCCGAACAGGAGGACGTGCGAATCTTCGAGCACGACGTGATCTACCGGCTGGTCGAGGAGTACGAGGAGTTCGTCGAGGAGCGCGAGCGCGCCCAGCAGGACCAGGTGCTCGACAACATCACCCGGCCCGCCCGCTTCCGGATACTGGACGACCACACCTTCCGCCAGTCCGACCCCGCCGTCGTCGGCGTCGAGGTGCTGGGGGGGACGCTCCACCGGAACTCCAACGTCGCGCTGTTCGAGGGGAGCGAACCCGAGCGCGTCGGGTTGCTCAAGACCATCCAGGACGAGGGCGAGGACGTCGACGAACTCGGGCGCGGCGAGCGCGCGGCCGTCTCCATCGACGGCCCCACGGTCGGCCGTCAGATCGAGGAGGGCGACGAGCTCTGGACGGAGATCCCCGAGAAACACGCGAAGATCCTCGAACAGGAGCTCTCGGAGGACATCCCCGTCAGCGAACTCGAGACGCTCAACGCGTACCTCGACAAGCGGCGCAACCGCGACCCCTTCTGGGGGAAGTGA
- a CDS encoding cupredoxin domain-containing protein has translation MHRRRLLRLSGTALAAAVAGCGGDGAETDAEDPRTDGDATPSPSPTATDEPATDTATASPTPTEGPTPTATPDSAATPTPTASPTPTATPTPTATPRQAAQVVAVADEELAFAPESFEISTGETVVWVWESNGHNVRPETTPSGSEFSGTAGGDGDVYDEGHELSVTFEAAGEYEYYCAPHQGVGMTGSFTVTE, from the coding sequence ATGCACCGCCGCCGCTTGCTCCGACTCAGTGGGACCGCGCTCGCCGCCGCCGTCGCCGGTTGCGGGGGCGACGGCGCAGAGACGGACGCCGAGGACCCCCGGACCGACGGCGACGCGACGCCTTCGCCGTCGCCGACAGCGACCGACGAGCCCGCGACGGACACGGCGACCGCCTCGCCCACGCCGACCGAGGGACCGACCCCGACGGCCACACCGGACTCGGCCGCGACGCCGACGCCGACCGCCAGCCCCACACCGACGGCCACGCCCACGCCGACGGCGACACCCAGGCAGGCCGCTCAGGTCGTCGCGGTCGCCGACGAGGAACTCGCCTTCGCGCCGGAGTCCTTCGAGATATCGACCGGCGAGACGGTCGTCTGGGTCTGGGAGAGCAACGGGCACAACGTGCGCCCCGAGACGACGCCGAGCGGGTCGGAGTTCTCCGGGACGGCCGGTGGCGACGGGGACGTCTACGACGAGGGCCACGAGCTCTCCGTTACCTTCGAGGCGGCCGGCGAGTACGAGTACTACTGCGCTCCCCACCAGGGCGTCGGCATGACCGGTTCGTTCACCGTCACCGAGTAG
- a CDS encoding DUF5811 family protein, which translates to MYGNSPLGDDGLDPETLSPDQRRQLERDLSRVAQQTRRLLPEEFVVGSDLTAGSDGPEATVAVRPPVGPVVSAGYTPEEADATITEDEQTDLAQGLAASAALQVKQALSGSTSPTAR; encoded by the coding sequence ATGTACGGAAATTCGCCGCTCGGCGACGACGGGTTGGACCCGGAGACGCTCTCGCCCGACCAGCGCCGCCAGCTGGAGCGGGACCTCTCGCGAGTCGCCCAACAGACGCGGAGACTCCTCCCCGAGGAGTTCGTCGTCGGGTCGGACCTGACGGCCGGGTCGGACGGTCCCGAAGCCACCGTCGCCGTCCGCCCGCCGGTCGGCCCCGTCGTCTCCGCGGGCTACACGCCCGAGGAGGCCGACGCGACCATCACCGAAGACGAACAGACCGACCTCGCGCAGGGACTGGCCGCCAGCGCCGCCCTCCAGGTCAAACAGGCGCTGTCGGGCAGTACGAGCCCGACGGCTCGATAG